In Neorhizobium sp. NCHU2750, a single genomic region encodes these proteins:
- a CDS encoding DoxX family protein: MAQSQTTSFGNPVEALTSSSWFGYLARILLTFSFWGSGLSKLIDFQGGVAEMAHFGLEPAVAFNIATIVTQLGGALLVILNRWTWLGAGALGVFTVLTIPIVHHFWTMEEPFRTLEFYVVMEHITVIGGLMVVAWKAR; this comes from the coding sequence ATGGCGCAATCACAGACGACATCCTTCGGCAATCCGGTCGAGGCACTGACCAGTTCAAGCTGGTTCGGCTATCTCGCACGCATCCTGTTGACCTTCAGCTTCTGGGGGAGCGGGCTTTCCAAGCTCATCGACTTTCAGGGCGGCGTGGCGGAGATGGCGCATTTCGGACTTGAACCGGCCGTCGCCTTCAATATCGCGACGATCGTCACCCAGCTTGGCGGTGCGCTTCTCGTCATCCTCAATCGCTGGACATGGCTCGGCGCCGGCGCACTCGGCGTATTCACGGTGCTGACCATCCCGATCGTGCATCATTTCTGGACGATGGAGGAGCCGTTCAGGACGCTGGAATTCTATGTGGTAATGGAGCATATCACCGTCATCGGCGGACTGATGGTGGTGGCCTGGAAGGCACGCTGA
- a CDS encoding L,D-transpeptidase, which yields MPISRRCLLAGLPLLLAGCASTYNDQQNYAAVPEEEFPLRQVPIDKIKPELRRQQVAYSGPYEAGTVVVDTPARRAYYILGGGQAIRYGVGVGREGMAFSGTAYVARKAEWPRWTPTLNMQRREERYRKLAGGLPGGPNNPLGARAMYLYRAGVDTHFRIHGTNQPESIGHAMSSGCIRMMNHDVIDLYNRVEVGAKVVVIQA from the coding sequence ATGCCGATTTCTCGCCGCTGCCTTCTGGCTGGCCTGCCGCTCCTTTTGGCCGGTTGCGCATCGACCTATAACGATCAGCAGAACTATGCCGCCGTGCCGGAGGAAGAGTTTCCGCTGCGCCAGGTACCGATCGACAAGATCAAGCCCGAACTGCGCCGCCAGCAGGTCGCCTATTCCGGCCCTTACGAGGCCGGCACCGTCGTCGTCGATACGCCAGCCCGGCGCGCCTATTACATTCTCGGCGGCGGACAGGCGATCCGCTACGGCGTCGGCGTCGGTCGCGAAGGCATGGCCTTTTCCGGGACGGCCTATGTCGCCCGCAAGGCGGAATGGCCGCGCTGGACGCCCACCCTCAACATGCAGCGCCGCGAGGAGCGTTATCGCAAGCTCGCAGGCGGCCTGCCGGGTGGCCCGAACAATCCGCTCGGCGCCCGCGCCATGTATCTGTATCGCGCCGGCGTCGACACGCATTTCCGCATCCACGGCACCAACCAGCCCGAATCGATCGGCCACGCCATGTCGAGCGGCTGCATCCGCATGATGAACCACGACGTCATCGACCTCTACAACCGCGTCGAGGTCGGCGCCAAGGTGGTCGTCATCCAGGCATAA